One Candidatus Cloacimonas sp. DNA window includes the following coding sequences:
- a CDS encoding T9SS type A sorting domain-containing protein, which translates to MPKIYILAECIFLLIMLMGCSLATKPESTADESTANVNGLMEVYPNPVVKGETVVVVFNFHLAGLYKLVITNVLEQEVISFGITEGSLSWNGRDKYGQLCETGVYYITLYSDELVLSRKILLFV; encoded by the coding sequence ATGCCTAAAATATATATTCTTGCCGAGTGCATTTTTCTGCTTATAATGCTTATGGGATGCAGTTTGGCTACAAAACCCGAATCCACTGCTGATGAATCTACTGCCAATGTTAATGGCTTAATGGAAGTTTATCCAAATCCTGTAGTGAAAGGGGAAACTGTTGTTGTGGTCTTTAACTTTCACCTTGCAGGATTGTATAAACTGGTAATTACCAATGTGTTGGAGCAGGAAGTCATCAGTTTTGGTATTACCGAAGGTTCTTTGTCCTGGAATGGAAGAGATAAATATGGACAGCTTTGCGAAACAGGGGTCTATTATATAACCTTGTATTCAGATGAGTTAG